A region of the Rhizobium sp. NLR16a genome:
CGAATTCGAACCTGGCGACGCGAAAGCCGACGCCGGCAAGCGCGTCGGCCGCCGCTGTCATCGAAGCCGAATCCATCGGCGCGCCGGCGCCATGGGCAAGAAGGATGGTGAAGCGCGCATCCTGCGGCCCCTGCAGCAAAAACCTTTCAAGCATCGGCAATCCTCCATCCGCCGCCGGAACCGTGTCGGCAGCCCGGGCTTCTTCCCTGGAAAGGAGACAGACAATGTCGACGAATGATGAAAACGTAAAGCCCGAGCAGCGCCGTCCCAAGGACGTCAATGCCGTACCCGGCAAGCCGGAACCCGCCGACGCCGAATCGATGGCCCCGCCGGCCGTGCAACCGGCTGGGGAGGGCGATAAAAGCGAGCGGCCGGTGGTCAATCCGGTGACCGGCGCCGCCCTTTAGCGGCCGCTCGCTAAAGATGATGCAAAAACCCCTTGAAACGGCGAATGCAAGCGTCCATATAGCGGCTCTGCCTGAAAAATGGATGCGCCCGGTATCGACGTCGTCGAGCTGTTCGCTGTCCGACAGGATAAGGGCGCTCCCCGCAAGGGTCGAGCGCCCTTTTTGCTTTTCCGACGTCGCGTGGAATCACGGCTTGGGTTTGCATTGGTGGCGATAGCGAGCAACTCCCACCATAATCTATAGAGCACTTCGGAATCCCGAAATTGGCTGCGTCGTTGAAATCGTTCAATTTTATTCCACGGGCACATGGCTGAAAAGGCGTCGAATTTCGGAATCCCGAAGCGGGCGGATTTCGGGAGTCCGAAGTGGGATTTTTTTCGCGCCGGTGTTCTCGCTGAGCGAGGATTATCCCATCTCCCGCGTGCTCGCCGTCAGAAAATCGATGAAGGTACGGACCTTGGCCGAGAGATATTTGCGGCTCGGATAGACGGCGTAAAGCGTGCTGTTGAAACCGAGCATAATGGCCGGCAGCACGATCTCCAGGCGGCCTGCCTCGATATCCTGCTCAGCCATCCATGTCGGCAGGAAGGCGAGGCCCATGCCGCGCAGGGCCGCCAGGTGCATAATTGTCTCGTTGTCGCTCTGCATCACCGTGCGGAAGGTGATCTTGTGTGGTCCGTCCGGACCTTCCAGCGACATGCTTTCCCCAAAATTGACACCGGAGTAGCGAAGCAGTGCGTGGCCGTTGAGCTCGCCGACGTTTCGGGGCCGCCCGGTTCGCTCGAGGTAATCCGGCGAGGCCATGAGACGGAACTGCACGTTCGTCAGCGGGCGGGCGACGAGGCCCGGATCGAGCCGGTCCTGCGACGTTGCCCGCAGCGCCAGATCGAAACCTTCGTCAACCAGGTTGACCAGCCGGCCGCTGAGATCCAAGTCCAGGCAGACATCGGGGTAGCGCCGGTTATACGCTGTCAGCATGTCGGTAAAATAGTTGGTTGCCGCCCAAACCGGCGCACTCAGTTTCAGCATGCCGCGGGGAGCGACCGTCACATTCCCGATGGCGTCTTCCACCTCGTCCAGCCGTTCGAGCATCTCCCTGGTCTGGTTGAAGTAAAGCCGCCCTGTC
Encoded here:
- a CDS encoding LysR family transcriptional regulator; the encoded protein is MDTLTSLRVFCTVAELKSFTAAADRLGVSPAMASKHVMQLENRLGTRLLNRTSRHVSLTETGRLYFNQTREMLERLDEVEDAIGNVTVAPRGMLKLSAPVWAATNYFTDMLTAYNRRYPDVCLDLDLSGRLVNLVDEGFDLALRATSQDRLDPGLVARPLTNVQFRLMASPDYLERTGRPRNVGELNGHALLRYSGVNFGESMSLEGPDGPHKITFRTVMQSDNETIMHLAALRGMGLAFLPTWMAEQDIEAGRLEIVLPAIMLGFNSTLYAVYPSRKYLSAKVRTFIDFLTASTREMG